In the genome of Haloarcula sp. CBA1129, one region contains:
- a CDS encoding acyl-CoA dehydrogenase family protein — protein sequence MNFESTEERSMIRSTAADVAAEFGPEYWREKEEAGEFGQEFWDELAEAGFHGLLVPPEYEGAGMGIQEMGLVMETLCAEGCGMAGTWYLVLTAGMAAVGIREDGTEEQKQTYLPDIANGKRNFSIGITEPEAGTNTLNVATRAEKDGDEYVLNGNKAWITFADRADNMILVTRTTPRDEVERGTDGISLFIVDMDDPGIDVSPIPKHGINYSKSCEVFIEDVRVPEENLLGEEDDGWWTLVDMLNPERIGFAAAGTGIGKLAADTAIEYASDREVFGAPVGSHQAVSFPITKAYARMETAALMREKASWLYDQGEECGYETNVAKATAVSAGIEAVKQSMQAFGGWGYAKEYDVERWWREINLTRLAPVSQQMAYNHIGQHLGFPRSY from the coding sequence ATGAATTTCGAATCCACTGAGGAACGTTCGATGATTCGGTCGACCGCAGCGGACGTGGCGGCCGAGTTCGGCCCGGAGTACTGGCGCGAAAAAGAAGAGGCAGGCGAGTTCGGACAGGAATTCTGGGACGAACTGGCCGAAGCCGGCTTCCACGGATTGCTGGTCCCGCCGGAGTACGAGGGGGCCGGTATGGGCATTCAGGAGATGGGGCTGGTCATGGAGACGCTCTGTGCCGAAGGCTGTGGCATGGCGGGCACTTGGTATCTGGTGCTCACTGCCGGTATGGCCGCCGTCGGTATCAGGGAGGACGGGACAGAAGAGCAAAAGCAGACCTACCTGCCGGACATCGCCAACGGCAAACGGAACTTCTCTATCGGCATCACAGAGCCCGAGGCCGGGACAAACACGCTAAACGTCGCGACTCGCGCCGAGAAAGACGGCGACGAGTACGTCCTGAACGGGAACAAGGCATGGATCACCTTCGCGGACCGGGCTGACAACATGATTCTCGTCACGCGCACGACCCCACGCGACGAGGTCGAGCGCGGGACTGACGGCATAAGCCTGTTTATCGTCGATATGGACGATCCCGGCATCGACGTGTCGCCGATTCCCAAACACGGGATCAACTACTCGAAGTCCTGTGAGGTCTTCATCGAGGACGTCCGGGTCCCCGAGGAAAACTTGCTTGGCGAGGAAGACGACGGCTGGTGGACCCTTGTCGATATGCTGAACCCGGAACGCATCGGCTTTGCGGCTGCCGGAACCGGCATCGGCAAACTAGCCGCCGACACTGCTATCGAGTATGCTAGCGACCGAGAGGTGTTCGGCGCGCCCGTTGGGAGTCATCAGGCGGTTTCGTTCCCGATCACCAAGGCGTACGCCCGCATGGAAACGGCGGCGCTCATGCGTGAGAAGGCGTCTTGGCTCTACGATCAGGGCGAGGAGTGTGGGTACGAGACAAACGTCGCGAAGGCGACGGCCGTCAGTGCTGGCATCGAAGCGGTCAAGCAATCGATGCAAGCATTCGGCGGCTGGGGCTATGCGAAGGAGTACGATGTCGAGCGGTGGTGGCGTGAAATCAACCTGACGCGGCTGGCCCCGGTCTCCCAGCAGATGGCATACAACCACATCGGGCAGCATCTCGGTTTCCCCAGATCCTACTAA
- a CDS encoding acyl-CoA synthetase, whose product MVTSHNLPDYDTARNEFSWDDIYADADWDAPNDLNIGHEVADRHATDRGQVALYQVGTDGELSKMTFWELADRSSQFANVLDDLGVAQGDRVFSYMPRIPEHYVALVGTLKHGAVWGSVNERFGPDGISYRLDDCDAKVVVTTTDNRDTVEAALDDAPAVEHVITVDRGGGAPADDVVFSTALDGATTAYDVAETSGEDDALLYYTSGTTGLAKGVLHKQRWIAGVAATQKYAVDLQDGDLYWSTGDLGWLTGAINTLGAWFWGASLFTYEGEFDTDEWADLLDEYPISVLFSVPTAYRMLRENDEVLDDVDLDLRHALSIGEPLSAGVVEWGEDKLGVTILDTYGQTETGNMIINNYPTMELRPGSMGKPLPGIEADIVDPQTGDVLEPGETGEIAQRGDYPCFFAEFWNKPEKTQRAFVEGQDGTWYLSGDLAHKDEDGYFWFEGRADDVILSSGYRIGPFEVESSLGEHDAVAEAAVVPKPHQERGNIVKAYVVPSEDAEPSDPLKEDIQNYVKNELSAHEYPREIEFREELPKTVTGKIRRTELHDDAEAEAEVET is encoded by the coding sequence ATGGTGACCAGCCACAACCTCCCGGACTACGACACAGCGCGGAACGAATTCTCTTGGGACGATATTTACGCGGACGCGGACTGGGACGCACCGAACGACCTGAACATCGGGCACGAAGTTGCTGACAGACACGCGACTGACCGGGGACAGGTCGCGCTCTATCAGGTCGGGACCGACGGAGAGCTGTCGAAGATGACGTTCTGGGAGCTTGCTGACCGCTCAAGCCAGTTCGCCAATGTCCTTGACGATCTCGGGGTTGCACAGGGCGACCGGGTCTTTTCGTATATGCCCCGAATCCCCGAGCACTACGTGGCACTGGTCGGAACACTCAAACACGGTGCTGTCTGGGGAAGCGTTAACGAGCGGTTCGGCCCCGATGGAATCTCGTACCGTCTCGACGACTGCGACGCGAAGGTAGTCGTCACCACCACTGACAATCGCGACACAGTCGAAGCTGCACTGGACGACGCGCCTGCGGTCGAACACGTGATTACTGTTGACCGTGGCGGTGGCGCGCCCGCTGACGACGTGGTTTTCAGTACCGCGCTCGACGGCGCGACCACGGCGTACGATGTCGCTGAGACCAGCGGAGAGGACGATGCGCTGCTGTACTACACCTCGGGGACGACCGGGCTGGCCAAAGGCGTCCTCCACAAACAGCGCTGGATCGCCGGTGTCGCGGCAACACAGAAGTACGCCGTTGACCTGCAAGACGGCGACCTGTACTGGTCGACCGGTGACCTCGGCTGGCTGACGGGTGCCATCAACACGCTCGGCGCTTGGTTCTGGGGTGCGTCGCTGTTCACCTACGAGGGCGAGTTCGATACCGACGAGTGGGCCGACCTACTTGATGAATACCCGATCAGCGTCCTGTTCTCGGTCCCGACAGCGTACCGGATGCTCCGTGAAAACGACGAGGTGCTTGACGATGTCGACCTCGATTTGCGTCATGCGCTTTCTATCGGCGAACCGCTCAGTGCCGGCGTTGTTGAGTGGGGCGAGGACAAACTCGGTGTCACGATTCTCGACACGTACGGCCAGACTGAGACTGGCAACATGATCATCAACAACTACCCGACAATGGAGCTCCGTCCCGGGTCGATGGGGAAACCACTCCCCGGAATCGAGGCCGATATCGTCGACCCGCAAACAGGTGACGTTCTGGAACCCGGTGAGACGGGCGAAATCGCTCAGCGTGGCGACTACCCGTGTTTCTTCGCCGAGTTCTGGAACAAACCAGAAAAGACCCAGCGGGCGTTCGTCGAGGGGCAAGACGGGACATGGTATCTCTCAGGAGACCTTGCACACAAAGACGAAGACGGCTACTTCTGGTTCGAGGGGCGGGCAGACGACGTGATCCTCTCCTCTGGCTACCGCATCGGGCCGTTCGAAGTCGAGAGTTCGCTGGGCGAACACGACGCGGTCGCCGAGGCGGCGGTCGTTCCCAAACCACATCAAGAGCGGGGGAACATCGTCAAGGCCTACGTCGTGCCAAGCGAAGACGCTGAGCCGTCCGACCCCCTCAAAGAGGACATCCAGAACTACGTGAAAAACGAACTCTCAGCCCACGAGTACCCGCGCGAAATCGAATTCCGTGAGGAACTCCCCAAGACTGTGACCGGGAAAATTCGACGGACAGAACTCCACGACGACGCCGAAGCAGAAGCCGAAGTCGAGACCTGA
- a CDS encoding UbiD family decarboxylase domain-containing protein, protein MIPFTQYVRGLAGDDDLVRLDGPFEVPVDVLAAEALRASGPALRFQRPTGIDLVSGVFSGPDQTQQREARPWSRLSLGLGLDPEATLVDLLETISTLGPTGGTAEPTYTGQAASATDIDVQDLQFPQSETDTWPAVTLGVASVSTADGTHWGPVHGSVVGGDKLRVRVPDALSSLVAEGTTITIALGVPPAAITTAYLLAVTDQTATPIQSCGVTGTVPLVPTNGGLVPSATEVVMETTVVDRQPDFRSDRREGWEYVVESGPLSLSVERVRTTETPVIPLSPVGRPLADDLRLTGLATAASLYHRLNNYWGISPVEWLMLPAEAELGICFVASDVLYGGFEWQLANILFSFSSLFDTVVIVDEDVPPQDFGRVLADLWLKSHPARDWVFSEPDAPAATRPHYRRDNETGSRLYVNSAWDPRWKETYIAPRVTFENSFPSGVRDVARVLWDEPDTA, encoded by the coding sequence GTGATCCCGTTCACGCAGTACGTCCGTGGACTGGCCGGCGACGATGACCTCGTCCGACTCGACGGCCCATTCGAGGTCCCGGTTGACGTGCTGGCGGCGGAGGCGCTGCGCGCGAGTGGACCGGCACTTCGGTTCCAGCGTCCCACAGGTATCGACCTCGTTAGCGGCGTGTTCAGCGGACCGGACCAGACGCAGCAGCGTGAGGCCCGGCCGTGGTCGCGGCTGTCGCTCGGCCTCGGACTTGACCCGGAAGCCACGCTTGTCGACCTGCTAGAGACAATCAGCACCCTCGGCCCGACCGGCGGGACTGCGGAGCCGACATACACTGGGCAAGCAGCCTCGGCGACAGACATCGACGTACAGGACCTGCAGTTCCCACAGAGCGAAACGGACACGTGGCCCGCGGTGACGCTTGGTGTTGCATCGGTTTCGACCGCTGACGGCACACACTGGGGGCCGGTCCACGGTTCGGTCGTAGGCGGCGACAAGCTCAGGGTGCGTGTTCCAGACGCGCTGTCGTCGCTTGTCGCTGAGGGGACCACAATAACGATAGCACTCGGCGTGCCGCCGGCGGCGATCACGACGGCATACCTGCTTGCTGTCACTGACCAAACTGCCACGCCGATCCAGTCCTGTGGGGTGACCGGAACCGTCCCGCTCGTTCCGACCAACGGCGGACTCGTCCCGAGCGCGACGGAAGTCGTCATGGAGACGACGGTTGTGGACCGCCAGCCCGACTTTCGCTCCGACCGCCGAGAGGGCTGGGAGTACGTTGTCGAGAGCGGCCCGCTCTCGCTGTCGGTCGAGCGCGTCCGCACAACTGAAACCCCGGTTATCCCTCTCTCACCAGTCGGTCGCCCGCTCGCAGATGATCTCCGGCTCACGGGGTTAGCGACGGCCGCATCCCTGTACCACCGGCTCAACAACTACTGGGGCATCTCGCCGGTCGAATGGCTGATGCTGCCGGCAGAGGCGGAACTCGGGATCTGTTTCGTGGCCAGTGACGTGCTTTACGGCGGCTTCGAGTGGCAACTCGCGAATATCCTCTTTTCATTCTCGTCGCTGTTCGACACGGTCGTTATCGTCGACGAAGACGTTCCGCCACAGGACTTCGGCCGCGTTCTGGCCGACCTCTGGCTGAAATCGCACCCCGCTCGCGACTGGGTGTTCAGCGAGCCAGATGCACCGGCAGCGACACGGCCTCACTACCGACGGGACAACGAAACCGGCTCGCGCCTGTACGTGAACTCGGCATGGGACCCACGCTGGAAGGAAACGTATATCGCGCCGCGAGTCACGTTCGAGAACTCCTTCCCGAGCGGCGTCCGCGACGTGGCTCGTGTCCTGTGGGATGAGCCCGACACTGCTTGA